A part of Prionailurus viverrinus isolate Anna chromosome E1, UM_Priviv_1.0, whole genome shotgun sequence genomic DNA contains:
- the RPRML gene encoding reprimo-like protein translates to MNATFLNHSGLEAAGGLGGGGGATLGNRSHGLGTWLGCCPGGAPLAATDGVPAGLAPDERSLWVSRVAQIAVLCVLSLTVVFGVFFLGCNLLIKSESMINFLVEERRPSKDVGAAILGLY, encoded by the coding sequence ATGAACGCGACCTTCCTGAACCACAGCGGCCTGGAGGCGGCGGGCGGCttgggcggcggcggcggggccacCCTGGGGAACCGCAGCCACGGGCTGGGCACGTGGCTGGGCTGCTGCCCCGGGGGCGCGCCGCTGGCCGCCACCGACGGGGTCCCCGCGGGGCTGGCGCCCGACGAGCGCAGCCTGTGGGTGTCGCGCGTGGCGCAGATCGCTGTGCTCTGCGTGCTGTCGCTCACCGTGGTTTTCGGCGTGTTCTTCCTGGGCTGCAACCTGCTCATCAAGTCGGAGAGTATGATCAACTTTCTGGTGGAGGAGCGCCGGCCCTCCAAGGACGTGGGCGCCGCCATCCTGGGGCTGTACTGA